The following proteins are co-located in the Acinetobacter sp. NCu2D-2 genome:
- the fdxA gene encoding ferredoxin FdxA, whose amino-acid sequence MTFVVTENCIKCKYQDCVEVCPVDCFYEGPNFLVINPDECIDCALCEPECPANAIFSEDELPEGQEVFIELNAELSQKWPNITQIGDQPADREEWNGKTDKLQYLEK is encoded by the coding sequence ATGACCTTCGTTGTCACTGAAAACTGTATTAAATGTAAATACCAAGACTGTGTTGAAGTTTGCCCAGTAGATTGTTTCTATGAAGGTCCTAACTTCCTTGTGATTAATCCAGACGAATGTATTGACTGTGCGCTATGCGAACCTGAGTGCCCTGCTAATGCTATTTTCTCTGAAGATGAACTGCCTGAAGGTCAAGAAGTCTTTATTGAACTCAATGCTGAATTATCACAAAAATGGCCGAACATCACACAAATTGGTGATCAACCTGCCGACCGTGAAGAATGGAACGGTAAAACTGATAAATTACAATACTTAGAAAAGTAA
- a CDS encoding O-methyltransferase, which yields MQQMWTDIDSYIDSHLIPEDQILTQTLENTANHGFPDHLAVAPNQGMLLQMLIQMNHCKRVLELGTFAAYSTMWLARALPKDGYILTIEGRDTHAAMGQENIDRANLEQTVELKVGRAADVLRALPEDTEAFDFIFIDADKQSYPEYLELALGLSHSGTIIFLDNVIRAGEIINPENKKPSIEGIRGMFEALQDHPKILSCTALQTVGSKGHDGFALAIVK from the coding sequence ATGCAACAAATGTGGACAGACATTGACAGCTACATTGATTCACATTTAATTCCTGAAGATCAAATTCTTACTCAGACCCTCGAAAATACGGCGAATCATGGTTTTCCAGATCATTTAGCGGTAGCACCTAATCAGGGTATGTTGTTACAGATGCTGATCCAAATGAATCACTGTAAACGCGTGTTAGAGCTCGGTACATTTGCAGCATATAGTACGATGTGGCTGGCGCGTGCCCTTCCTAAAGATGGTTATATCTTAACCATTGAGGGTCGTGATACTCACGCTGCAATGGGTCAGGAAAATATTGATCGTGCCAATCTGGAGCAAACTGTTGAGCTAAAAGTAGGTCGTGCAGCTGACGTGTTAAGAGCATTACCTGAGGATACAGAAGCATTCGACTTTATCTTTATTGATGCTGACAAACAAAGCTATCCTGAGTATTTAGAGCTTGCTTTAGGACTTTCACATTCTGGAACTATTATCTTCTTAGACAATGTGATCCGCGCAGGTGAAATCATTAATCCTGAAAATAAAAAGCCAAGTATTGAAGGTATTCGCGGGATGTTTGAAGCACTTCAAGACCATCCTAAGATCCTTTCTTGTACAGCTTTACAGACTGTAGGCAGCAAAGGTCATGATGGTTTTGCATTGGCAATCGTTAAGTAA
- a CDS encoding diguanylate cyclase yields MKLVGSRVISREKVNALIVRGLNYVHFSAELESIYRTQYKEEAAYEFRFRGLIILILYLFLSYGIYITIPDSDVVVQWLSLYAWVGIIILIAWIMSFIKRINQYFDLYTTLGSMLAVAISFVVIPIIGLQQENALLHAAMMYAVVIIYSFVGMRFYNAIIAGWCGGLIGYLVASRLNYDIDWTFLNRTYTFSSFLGMSIAYAIDRQHRENYLQNCIIELNKNELTEQALELERLSQVDALTGLANRRYLDYRLDQQWRFALRHQTPLSIMMVDIDYFKNYNDHFGHVTGDQCLQIIADHLKVVTSRSYELAARYGGEEFLLMFPEIDEHQIELIAEILIQQINEMALPHPSSLVAPHVTISIGCATIIPTAQDKLNTFIRKADEALYQAKLMGRNRYHNASATILKNIQVL; encoded by the coding sequence ATGAAATTAGTCGGCTCAAGAGTTATAAGTCGTGAAAAAGTAAATGCTCTTATTGTGAGAGGGTTGAATTACGTTCATTTCAGCGCTGAACTTGAGTCTATTTATCGCACCCAATATAAAGAAGAAGCGGCATATGAATTTCGTTTTCGTGGCCTTATTATTCTTATTCTTTATTTATTCTTAAGTTATGGTATTTATATCACCATTCCTGACTCGGACGTGGTCGTACAATGGCTAAGTTTATATGCATGGGTCGGTATTATTATTTTAATCGCATGGATTATGTCCTTCATTAAAAGGATTAACCAATATTTTGATCTTTATACCACCCTTGGCTCTATGTTGGCTGTTGCCATTTCATTTGTCGTGATTCCTATTATTGGATTACAACAAGAAAATGCGCTGCTTCATGCCGCCATGATGTATGCCGTCGTGATTATTTATAGCTTTGTCGGTATGCGCTTTTATAATGCCATTATTGCTGGTTGGTGTGGCGGGCTTATTGGCTATTTGGTGGCTTCAAGATTAAATTATGACATTGATTGGACTTTCTTAAACCGTACTTATACCTTTAGCAGTTTTCTCGGTATGTCTATTGCCTATGCAATTGACCGACAACATCGGGAAAACTATTTACAAAATTGCATTATTGAACTCAATAAAAATGAATTAACCGAACAAGCCTTGGAACTCGAACGTTTAAGCCAAGTCGATGCATTAACAGGGCTTGCGAATCGACGTTATTTGGATTATCGACTAGATCAGCAATGGCGTTTTGCACTCAGACATCAAACACCGCTGAGTATTATGATGGTCGATATTGATTATTTTAAAAATTATAACGATCACTTTGGACATGTGACTGGTGATCAATGCTTACAAATTATCGCTGATCATCTAAAAGTCGTGACATCCAGAAGCTATGAATTGGCAGCCCGCTACGGGGGTGAAGAATTTTTATTAATGTTCCCAGAAATTGATGAACACCAAATTGAATTAATTGCTGAAATTCTGATTCAACAAATTAATGAAATGGCTCTTCCCCATCCTTCAAGTTTGGTCGCCCCACATGTCACCATTAGTATTGGTTGCGCTACCATTATTCCAACTGCGCAAGACAAGCTAAATACGTTTATTCGTAAGGCAGATGAAGCGCTATATCAAGCCAAGCTTATGGGGCGTAATCGCTATCACAATGCATCAGCCACCATACTTAAAAATATTCAAGTGCTTTAA
- a CDS encoding IMPACT family protein, with protein MPFTISSLVSYEEDIKKSRFQAFAVPVENEQDVKDFLEAYKDISTTHQCWAWKIGHQVRFNDDGEPSGTAGRPILATIEGNELTNVLVLVNRWYGGIKLGTGGLVRAYGGCAGQCLLLAEKIELIEKQKVKFHCLFNEWAIFQYELNQQGIEYTETYQADGVSVEAQMQTHQIQPFALKVQDVSRGRERLIIVEEPQDD; from the coding sequence ATGCCATTTACGATTTCAAGTTTGGTCAGTTATGAAGAAGACATTAAGAAAAGTCGATTTCAGGCATTTGCAGTTCCTGTAGAAAATGAGCAGGACGTTAAAGATTTTTTAGAAGCTTATAAAGATATTAGTACCACCCATCAATGTTGGGCATGGAAAATCGGTCATCAGGTTCGATTTAATGATGATGGTGAGCCATCAGGTACCGCAGGTCGTCCTATTTTAGCCACCATTGAAGGTAATGAACTAACTAATGTACTCGTATTAGTCAACCGATGGTATGGTGGTATTAAACTCGGTACAGGTGGTCTTGTCCGTGCATATGGCGGTTGTGCAGGGCAATGCTTACTTTTGGCTGAGAAAATTGAGCTGATAGAAAAGCAGAAAGTGAAATTCCATTGCCTTTTTAATGAATGGGCAATTTTTCAATATGAATTGAATCAGCAAGGTATTGAATATACAGAAACGTATCAAGCTGATGGGGTATCTGTAGAAGCGCAAATGCAAACACATCAAATCCAACCCTTTGCACTCAAAGTTCAAGATGTAAGTCGTGGACGTGAACGTTTAATAATTGTTGAAGAGCCACAAGATGACTGA
- the mutS gene encoding DNA mismatch repair protein MutS — translation MTSSEVMTDLSSLTPMMQQYMSVKMQHPHSMMFYRMGDFYELFFEDAHKAAKLLGITLTHRGKAHDQPIPMAGVPYHAAEGYLARLVKRGETVVICEQIGEVTGKGPVERGVVRIVTPGTLTDDALLGAHQSSNLVSLCLQHDQIGIALLDLSAGIFKVQQQKYDLNQLMIELGRLMPSEIVIDENLNDTALTDLLKQQLEVPITRRPNVDFNLNNAQKTLCDQFAISTLSGFGIDHLPLAKAAAAALIHYAKDTQKSALPHIRTIKLEQSSEFIALDPVTRRNLEIIDPLFEHGTSLFQLINDCQTAMGGRLLSRTLMQPLRDTAILDARLDAIQAFIDGFHEAPVRLVLKEISDIERVLSRVALGSARPRDLVQLRQACAQIPFLRHALKPIISQNQSTLLTQLNEELGDFHGLHAHLMAAIVENPPVLLRDGNVIAEGFDSELDELRQIRDHAGQFLIDLEIKEREQTGISTLKIGYNRVSGYYIELSRAQSEQAPDHYIRRQTLKNAERYITPELKAFEDKVLSSESRALAREKMLFEVLLNELRADIANLQMMSSAIAHIDMLANFAHQARLKNWARPSFSPDIGVHIQAGRHPVVESLSKTAFTPNDTLLDYNHRMAIITGPNMGGKSTFMRQTALIALLAYSGSYVPAKSATLGPIDRIFTRIGSADDLSTGKSTFMVEMTETSQILHHASNQSLVLMDEVGRGTSTYDGLSLAWACVLDLTKRIQCLCLFATHYFELTELDKEVGIDNYHVTAKELNGNLILLHKVQKGPASQSHGLQVAKLAGIPDAVIQDAQKRLAILEKQQNQVKTPRIQDDLFAQPEIQVVEKIVEVPQKSKAIDLLSNMDVDNLSPREALQQLYALKDLL, via the coding sequence ATGACCAGTTCTGAAGTTATGACTGATCTTTCATCTCTTACACCGATGATGCAGCAATATATGTCAGTCAAAATGCAACATCCACATTCGATGATGTTTTATCGTATGGGTGACTTTTATGAACTATTTTTTGAAGATGCACATAAAGCTGCAAAATTATTAGGCATTACTTTAACCCATCGTGGCAAAGCGCATGATCAACCCATTCCAATGGCAGGCGTACCCTATCATGCTGCTGAAGGTTATTTAGCACGTTTAGTCAAACGTGGCGAAACTGTGGTGATATGTGAACAAATTGGAGAAGTCACAGGAAAAGGGCCTGTTGAACGTGGTGTGGTACGTATCGTAACACCCGGTACTTTAACTGATGATGCACTATTGGGTGCACATCAATCTTCAAACTTGGTTTCATTATGTTTACAACATGATCAAATCGGGATTGCACTTCTCGATCTAAGTGCAGGGATCTTTAAAGTTCAGCAACAAAAATATGATCTGAACCAACTGATGATCGAACTTGGTCGTTTGATGCCAAGCGAAATTGTAATTGATGAAAACTTAAATGACACCGCCTTAACAGATCTATTAAAACAACAACTTGAAGTCCCAATCACACGTCGTCCCAATGTGGATTTCAATTTAAATAATGCGCAAAAGACCCTTTGTGACCAATTTGCTATCAGCACATTATCTGGCTTTGGGATTGATCATCTGCCTTTAGCGAAAGCTGCCGCTGCGGCATTAATTCACTATGCGAAAGATACGCAAAAATCCGCTCTACCGCATATTCGAACCATTAAGCTTGAGCAAAGCTCAGAATTTATTGCGCTTGACCCAGTAACACGTCGTAATTTAGAAATTATTGATCCCTTGTTTGAACATGGCACTTCGCTTTTCCAACTAATCAATGATTGCCAAACAGCTATGGGCGGCCGTTTGCTCAGTCGTACATTGATGCAGCCTTTACGTGATACTGCCATTTTAGATGCACGTCTAGACGCTATCCAAGCCTTCATTGATGGCTTCCATGAAGCTCCTGTCCGTTTGGTCTTGAAAGAAATTAGTGATATTGAACGTGTACTCAGTCGTGTGGCTTTAGGTAGTGCCCGTCCACGAGATTTAGTTCAACTGCGTCAGGCATGTGCGCAAATTCCATTTCTAAGACATGCTTTAAAACCCATTATCAGTCAAAACCAATCGACTTTATTGACGCAGCTCAATGAAGAATTGGGTGATTTCCATGGACTACATGCACATTTAATGGCAGCAATCGTAGAAAATCCACCCGTACTTTTACGTGATGGCAATGTCATCGCTGAAGGTTTCGATAGTGAATTAGATGAACTACGCCAAATTCGTGATCACGCAGGACAATTCTTAATCGATCTTGAAATTAAAGAGCGTGAACAAACCGGTATTTCTACTTTAAAAATTGGTTATAACCGTGTCAGCGGCTACTATATCGAGTTAAGCCGTGCTCAGTCTGAACAAGCACCAGATCATTATATTCGCCGTCAAACATTAAAAAATGCCGAAAGGTACATTACACCTGAACTTAAAGCCTTTGAAGATAAAGTACTTTCAAGCGAATCACGTGCATTGGCGCGAGAAAAAATGCTGTTTGAAGTATTACTGAATGAACTCCGTGCAGATATTGCAAATCTGCAAATGATGAGCTCAGCGATCGCACACATTGATATGTTGGCTAATTTTGCCCATCAAGCCCGTCTTAAGAATTGGGCACGTCCAAGTTTTAGCCCTGATATTGGGGTGCATATTCAAGCCGGTCGCCACCCTGTGGTGGAATCTTTAAGCAAAACTGCATTTACCCCAAATGACACTTTACTTGACTATAATCATCGTATGGCGATTATTACCGGTCCAAATATGGGCGGTAAATCAACCTTTATGCGTCAAACTGCGTTGATTGCTCTCTTGGCGTATAGCGGATCATATGTGCCAGCAAAATCTGCTACTTTAGGTCCAATTGACCGTATTTTTACCCGTATTGGTTCAGCAGATGACTTATCTACTGGTAAATCAACCTTTATGGTGGAAATGACCGAGACCTCTCAAATTTTGCACCATGCGAGCAATCAATCCTTAGTGTTGATGGATGAAGTGGGTCGTGGTACCAGTACTTACGATGGTCTATCGTTGGCGTGGGCCTGCGTACTCGACTTAACTAAACGTATTCAATGTTTATGTCTGTTTGCGACCCATTACTTTGAATTAACAGAATTAGACAAAGAAGTCGGCATTGATAATTACCATGTAACGGCCAAAGAACTGAACGGCAACTTAATTTTGCTGCATAAAGTTCAAAAAGGTCCCGCAAGTCAAAGTCATGGCTTACAAGTTGCTAAACTTGCCGGTATTCCAGATGCCGTGATTCAAGATGCTCAAAAACGTCTAGCAATTTTGGAAAAACAGCAAAACCAAGTGAAAACACCACGTATCCAAGACGATTTATTTGCTCAGCCTGAAATTCAGGTTGTAGAGAAAATTGTCGAAGTGCCACAAAAATCTAAAGCTATTGATCTGTTAAGCAATATGGATGTCGATAATCTAAGTCCACGTGAAGCACTGCAACAGCTTTATGCATTAAAAGATCTGCTCTAA
- a CDS encoding HlyD family efflux transporter periplasmic adaptor subunit, with amino-acid sequence MSDQQELKRSSKLKFHEPPLPKASLIIWIIGIGLLILLAWAWLFKLEEVSTGTGKVIPSSKEQVIQSLEGGILTKLNVKEGQIVEQGQTLAQLDPTRLESNVGESESLLISSRATAARLKAEVNGTPLVFPPEVLKDPKLVAEETALYQSRRANLEESLAGLKQALVLVQQELEMTEPLVAKGAASEVEVLRLKRQANELRNQMNDIRNQYYVKSREELSKANTDVGTQQQVVRGKSDTLSRTVFKSPVRGVVKEIDVMTLGGVVPQNGKIMTIVPLDEKLLVEARISPRDIAFIRPDQEALVKITAYDYSIYGGLKGKVTVISPDTLRDEVKQDQFYYRAYIRTDSDKLRNKAGEEFNITPGMVATVDIRTGEKTVLDYLIKPFNKAKEALRER; translated from the coding sequence ATGAGTGATCAACAAGAATTAAAACGTTCGAGCAAACTGAAGTTTCATGAGCCACCATTACCTAAAGCAAGCTTGATCATTTGGATCATTGGTATCGGATTACTGATTTTATTGGCATGGGCATGGTTATTTAAGCTTGAGGAAGTCTCTACCGGTACAGGTAAAGTCATTCCATCTTCAAAAGAGCAGGTGATTCAGTCTTTGGAAGGCGGGATTTTAACCAAGCTCAATGTCAAAGAAGGTCAAATTGTGGAACAAGGTCAAACCCTTGCACAGCTTGATCCTACGCGTTTAGAGTCTAACGTGGGTGAGTCAGAATCACTTTTGATTTCATCTCGAGCGACCGCTGCGCGATTAAAAGCTGAAGTCAACGGTACACCATTGGTGTTCCCACCTGAAGTGTTAAAAGATCCGAAACTGGTCGCAGAAGAAACGGCTCTTTACCAATCTCGTCGTGCAAACTTAGAAGAATCATTGGCAGGTTTAAAACAGGCTTTGGTTTTGGTTCAACAAGAACTTGAGATGACGGAACCACTGGTAGCTAAAGGTGCTGCGAGTGAGGTAGAGGTGCTACGTTTAAAACGTCAGGCCAATGAACTTCGTAATCAAATGAATGACATTCGTAACCAATACTATGTCAAATCTCGTGAAGAATTGTCGAAAGCCAATACGGATGTTGGGACACAACAACAAGTGGTTCGGGGTAAATCAGATACTTTAAGTCGTACTGTATTTAAGTCACCTGTACGTGGTGTGGTGAAAGAAATTGATGTGATGACCTTAGGTGGTGTGGTACCGCAAAACGGTAAAATTATGACCATCGTTCCGCTTGATGAAAAGCTATTGGTTGAAGCACGTATTTCACCGCGAGATATTGCGTTTATTCGTCCGGATCAAGAAGCATTGGTAAAAATCACAGCCTATGATTATTCAATTTATGGTGGCTTAAAAGGTAAGGTGACTGTGATTTCACCGGATACTTTACGTGATGAAGTGAAACAAGATCAGTTCTACTATCGTGCTTATATCCGTACTGATAGCGACAAATTACGCAATAAAGCGGGTGAGGAATTTAATATCACACCGGGTATGGTGGCAACGGTAGATATTCGTACAGGTGAAAAAACCGTATTGGATTACTTAATCAAACCGTTTAACAAAGCCAAAGAAGCACTACGTGAACGTTAA
- a CDS encoding D-Ala-D-Ala carboxypeptidase family metallohydrolase → MKHFFKGLLSCLVIPAVLVGCSSSPKKPGQSITTLDGKRIYIPQESVYYDRKVAPKTVPYAYTNWTSMIGNLSRVREYEVFLEKNGVGHIIPSFELLRTARDWQRCGRSQYMVPNQELWKNQIPTLRVFKYLVAAKILTDFEVTSVYRDLPLNQCAGGASSSRHLYNSAIDFRIGPANPQPEDYAYIENTKFRLCQFWMQYGQSLNMGLGLYATGQIHIDTQGYRTWGPDLSRRSSMCNY, encoded by the coding sequence ATGAAGCATTTTTTTAAGGGATTACTCAGCTGCTTGGTAATCCCTGCTGTTTTGGTGGGTTGTTCCAGCAGCCCTAAGAAACCAGGACAAAGTATCACCACGCTAGATGGTAAACGCATCTATATTCCGCAAGAATCGGTTTACTACGACCGTAAAGTCGCGCCAAAAACTGTTCCTTATGCCTATACCAACTGGACTTCAATGATTGGAAACCTTTCACGTGTACGTGAATATGAGGTCTTTCTAGAAAAGAATGGTGTGGGTCATATCATTCCTAGTTTTGAACTCTTAAGAACTGCGCGAGATTGGCAACGCTGTGGGCGTTCACAATATATGGTGCCAAATCAGGAACTATGGAAAAACCAGATTCCAACTTTACGTGTGTTTAAATATTTAGTCGCAGCAAAAATTTTAACTGACTTTGAAGTAACCTCAGTATACCGTGACTTACCTTTAAACCAATGTGCGGGTGGCGCAAGTTCTTCACGCCATTTATATAATTCTGCGATTGATTTTCGTATTGGTCCAGCCAATCCTCAACCAGAAGATTATGCATATATCGAAAATACCAAATTCCGTTTGTGCCAATTCTGGATGCAATATGGTCAAAGTCTAAATATGGGCTTAGGTCTTTATGCAACAGGTCAAATCCATATCGATACTCAAGGCTATCGAACTTGGGGACCTGATTTGAGCCGAAGAAGCTCAATGTGTAATTACTAA
- a CDS encoding TenA family transcriptional regulator translates to MTQLKNRYEKVLEITAHEAWSQKFWDDLTPSKDRISQHPFFKAMADGSLSVESFRYALTNFYPLVAHFPSYMGLALSKATAFHLPGVTETRDWLIQNIKVEERHLDWYRDWAAGFGVDVQSLDEIEPPPAMNAVNHFLWNINTRGSLVECLAATNLAIEWATGDWSCQVYAGIEKYKLHPEVNVDKRTLAWLRAHAHYDDLHPYEAMELIKRLCGDNTELQKKAFHAAKTGLAYYELALDECLKMQSNYKKAI, encoded by the coding sequence ATGACGCAACTAAAAAATAGATACGAAAAAGTCTTAGAAATCACTGCACATGAAGCATGGTCGCAGAAATTTTGGGATGATCTTACACCGAGTAAGGATCGTATTAGCCAGCATCCATTTTTTAAAGCCATGGCAGATGGGAGTTTAAGTGTTGAAAGCTTTCGTTATGCCTTAACCAACTTTTATCCACTGGTTGCTCATTTTCCATCCTACATGGGGCTCGCATTGTCAAAAGCTACCGCTTTCCATTTACCAGGTGTAACTGAAACGCGAGATTGGTTAATCCAAAATATTAAAGTGGAAGAACGTCATTTGGATTGGTATCGCGATTGGGCTGCAGGCTTTGGTGTAGATGTGCAAAGTTTAGATGAAATTGAGCCGCCGCCTGCCATGAATGCTGTAAATCATTTCTTATGGAACATTAATACGCGTGGTAGCTTGGTGGAATGTTTAGCTGCGACCAATTTAGCGATTGAGTGGGCGACAGGTGATTGGAGTTGCCAAGTATACGCAGGTATTGAAAAATATAAGCTTCACCCAGAAGTTAATGTAGATAAACGAACTTTAGCATGGCTGCGTGCACATGCACATTATGATGATTTACATCCTTATGAAGCCATGGAACTGATTAAACGACTTTGTGGGGATAATACTGAGCTTCAGAAAAAAGCATTTCATGCAGCGAAAACGGGGCTGGCGTATTACGAGCTTGCTTTAGACGAATGCCTTAAAATGCAAAGCAATTATAAAAAAGCGATTTAA
- a CDS encoding universal stress protein, with product MKRVIACIDSSPCIQALAEAAAWVAKQTNRELVLLQVLDYYPASYHLGEISGVIGFESNAMLLKELAELEQKQSEIALDYSNNLLKHISERILDKYGLETTHLQEKGDFLEQSFQLIQPDDIVVIGRVGERSAEKNKAIGTNVENFIRGANCTVMTVGDTFKPPTRFIFAYEYSPTCVKMMKRIAESDLLRLLQCHLLYVGDHKEILQEPLQYLTQAGLDVIPEYRYGDPAENILSYQQEQGIQLIVLGAFSHSKIKQFFLGSIATTIFRKSKVPLLVAK from the coding sequence ATGAAACGTGTCATTGCCTGTATTGATTCTTCGCCATGTATTCAAGCCTTGGCTGAAGCCGCTGCGTGGGTTGCGAAACAAACTAATCGTGAGTTGGTACTTTTACAAGTACTCGATTACTATCCTGCTAGTTATCACTTGGGTGAAATTAGCGGTGTGATCGGCTTTGAAAGTAATGCCATGTTGCTCAAAGAGCTTGCAGAATTAGAGCAAAAACAAAGTGAAATCGCACTCGATTATAGTAATAATTTATTGAAGCATATTTCTGAACGAATTCTTGATAAATATGGTCTAGAAACCACACATTTGCAGGAAAAAGGCGATTTTCTCGAGCAAAGTTTTCAGTTAATTCAGCCTGATGATATTGTTGTGATTGGTCGCGTGGGTGAACGTTCTGCAGAAAAGAATAAAGCCATTGGTACCAATGTCGAAAACTTTATTCGTGGTGCAAATTGCACGGTGATGACCGTTGGCGATACCTTTAAGCCACCAACACGTTTCATTTTTGCTTATGAATATTCACCAACCTGTGTGAAGATGATGAAACGTATTGCGGAAAGTGATCTATTACGTTTATTACAGTGCCACTTGTTGTATGTGGGTGATCATAAGGAAATCTTACAAGAGCCTTTGCAATATTTAACTCAGGCGGGTCTCGATGTCATTCCTGAATATCGTTATGGTGACCCTGCAGAAAATATTCTGTCTTATCAGCAAGAACAGGGAATACAATTGATTGTGCTTGGTGCATTTAGTCACAGTAAAATCAAACAATTCTTCTTGGGTAGCATTGCAACAACGATTTTCAGGAAATCAAAAGTGCCACTCTTGGTTGCTAAATAA